GGCGAAACCGGCATCTCCGGGGCAGCGACCGTCCCGTCGCCAGGCGGTTGCGTCTCGGGAGCGGAAGCACCTTCGGAAGCCGCCTGCGCCGCACGCCGCGCTTCTTCTTCCGCAGCCAGCCTTTCGGCCTCCTCCGCCTTCTGCCGTGCTTCTTCGGCGACCCTTGCCCGTTCTGCCTCTGCCTTCTGGCGTTCCTCTTCCCGGTAGCGGTGAAGAACGACCTCACGTCTCAAGCGCTGTTTTTCCAGCACGTTCGACTGCAGCGCCTCCACCCTGCGGCGCTCGCGTTCGAAGGCGCGAAGCGACAGGAAGTTGGTGAGGTCGCCAACATCGAGTTGCCGCGTGGGTGCGCCAATTTCACCGGCATAGGTAAGCCGAATACCCGGTTCCGCACCAGCCAGCGCATCGTCGCCGGCATTGAGCGCAACATGGGCGGTACCATCCATGGTTCCATCGATAAGGTTGAGGCGCGCTTCTCCATCCAGCTTCGCCGACTGGCTTTCCAGCGTCACGTTCTGGATGCGCATCACGCCCCCCGTGATGTTGAACGGCACCGCAACGTTCTGGAATGTACCCGGTCCGGCATCGATCAGCCCTGCCGCGATTCCCTTGACCTTGTCTTCCGTGATCTCGCCCTTGATGCCATCGGCCGCCTCCAGAACCTGCGGCAGGAGCCCAAGGTTGAGCTTCGACACGGTCAGCGCACCGACCTTGAGGGAGCCAGAACCATTGGTCGCACCGAGAAGCTCGGAAACCGTCTTGCCGCTCGCCTCAGCCACGAGATCGAAATCGAACCTCCCGGTTGCGGCGGCCTGACCGCCCTCCCGCTGTTCCGGCAAGGCATCGGCAAGATCACCTCCCTCCAGCGTGATGCGGCTTTGGTAAAGGCCGGTTCCATCGGCATTCGCGACCATCAGCCGGCCCATAAGCGTTCCGCCGAACCAGCTTCCGTTTATATCGTCGAGTGTAAGTTCACCACCCGACCGACGCAGCGTTGCCGACAGGCCGGTTACAGGATCGAAGACACCGGATGAGAAGCTGCCAATCTCCAGCGCGATGTCGAGATCGGGTTCGCTGACGCGCGCCGGCAGCACCTCTTGCGAAAGCTTGCCTGTCGCAGGATCGGCCACCGGCCCCAGAACCGTCTCGGCAAGCCATGTCAGATCGGCGTGACCGGCTTTAAGCTGCCCTTCGATTTTCGGCTGAGCCTGCGACAGATCGAGCGCGAGGGCACCGGTCACTGCATTTCCGTCCAGCGTTGCTTCGATCCGGTCGAACGAGGTCTTCCGGTCGGCCAGCTTGACGTCCGCGGAAACCTGCGCGGGCAGTCCGCCACCGACCGCCGGCATCGCGACACCAGCCGTCATCAGGAACGGTTCCAGATCGTCGCTCTTGACCGAGACCTTGCCGGCACCAGCCAGAAAATCCGCGATATCGAGCGAAACCTGCCCGCTTGCCATCGCTTCCGTGCCGGCGGAGGTGAACTGCAGCGCAACATCCGCCGCCTCTCCGCCCTGGTCGCTGACATCCAGTGCAAGTCGGCCCGCAACACCTGTCCCGATCGGCAATGGATCAAGCCCCGCCTGACCGAGCAGGATCTGCGTTTCCGGGTTTTCGAGCGTCGCATTCATTTTCAGCGAGGCGGTGCCTGTGAAGTCGGCGATATCATCGACAGCGTAATCAACGGCGATGGTGCTGCCATTGGCCGTGCCGCTCAGCTTTGCCGTCAGGCCGCTGCCGCCGGCATCCCCCAGAGATACGGTTGCCTGCACGTTGGCATCGGCATACCAAGGCGCGCTTTTCACCAGCCATGCAAGTGCGGGATGAGGTGGCAACTGGGCCGCGGCCATCGTCAGGAACGGCGTAGGATCGGCGGCCTGAAACGCGATCTGCGCCTTGCCGGTGTAATCGAGCAGCGAGCCGCTCGCGGCGCCACTGGCGCGGATCGAAGCGCCGGCCACGTCGCCGATATTCAGCCTCTCGACCGAAACGCTGCCGCTATCAAGCGTGAAGATCGTATCGACCTCGTGGCTCTCGACACCGTAAGCGACAAGCTTGCCGACCTTCATGCGCGTCGCGATCCGTTGGGCGAAGACTCCGTTGTCGAGATCGTCGCCGACGATGAGCGCACCGAGCGCTCGCGCCGCATCGAGATCGATTTCATTGCCGGAGAGATCGACGGACAGAGTCGCCGGTTGTCCCCTCAGAGATTCCCGTTCCAGACGGCCGTTAAGATGCGCATCGCCGATGGCGAGTTCCAGCTTCTCGAAGCGCTGCATATCGGGCGTCAGGTTGACGGCAGCGGAGAAGCCGGCCGATTTCAATTGCCGGATTGCAGGATCGACCGCGCCGGAGACCCATGAAGCCAGTCCCGACGGCTGGGTCGATGCCACAAGCAGGTCACCGCTGAATGAAGGCGATCCGATCAGCGTGAGCTTGCCCTTCGCCTCGACCTGTGTCCGGCCGGGCAGAACCGCCGCCGCGCGCTCGACGGTCCAGCCGGTACCCGCAGGGCGAATGTCGATCTGGATATCGCGGAGCACGGTATCGCCGGCCACGATTGCCGGCAGTTTCAGGTTGGCGCGTCCCGGCACGGTCGGCACCGGAATATCCGCCGCCATGGCGATCAGGAGGTTGAGGCGCTGGCGCACCGACCCGGCAGCATTGCGCCCGGTCTTGCCCTGCCCGCCGTCATTCGCCAGCCTGTTGACGTCGACCTGCTGACCCTCCGCGGTCAGCAGGAATTCCGGCTTTGCTCCGGTGTCGAGTTTCGCCTCGCCGGTGATGACGTAGGGATTGTCTGCCTCCGCCAGCTCCAGTCGGTACTCGGGAACGACGATGCGCTCGTTGGTAAGCTCGAACTCCCCCTTGGCGCGTGGCGCAGGCACCGGCTTGCGGTCGTTGGGAACCTTCTCCGCATAGGCATCCCGCCACTGGCCCTGGAAACGTCCCTTGTAGATCGGCTTGCCTTCAACGAGCGAAAGGTCGCCCTCGAGGTCCAGACTGAACGGCCTGTTGCCGGGATCGAGCCTCAGTTTCAACGGGATCGCCCCGGTCGCCGGATTGGGTTGCTGGCTGGAAAGATGAAAACCGCCAGCCTCGCCATCGACGACGGCATTGCCGTCTGCGGTCCACGGACCGGCAAGGGACGCCGCAGCCATCTCGGCGTCGAGCCCGCTCACCTTTCGCGTCCGGCCGGATTGCTGGTCGATGAATTCGATCTCGCCGCCGGTGACGTGCACCTTCTCGAGTACGACCGTGCGGGCCGGAATTTCCGCGCTGGAGCCGCGCAGCCAGTCGAGCGTACCATCGGCCAGCAACCGGATACGCGCCTTCGGCTCCTCGATGCGCATGTCGAAGATGCGCGCCTCGCCGGAAAGGAAGGGAGCAAGTTCCGCATCGAGCGAGAAGCGGGAAACGGTGACGAGCGGCGCGCCTTCGCTGTCGGGACCGACGGTCACGTCGTGCAGGGTGACCGAAGGAAAAGGCAGAAGGCGGGCATTGACCGCGCCATGCACGGTCACCTTCTTGCCGAGAATACGGCTGGCCTGATCCTCGAAATCCTTGCGGAAATCGGTCCAGTCCACGAACATCGGCCCGAGCAGCGCCGCAAACAACGCCACGACCAATAGTCCGCCGAGGAAAACCAGTAAGCGTCCGATCACGACCTGCCCACTCCACTCACATTCGCGGCTACCTTAAAGCGTGTCGCGATCTTTCAGATTCGCTTCTTACGCCTCACGTCCTCATTTTATCGCATGTCGTTGCCGCAAAACCGCTCAATGCTTTTTACTTTGGTTTCGCGGCAAGACTACCCGTATTTTGCCCTGCGGCAACTGCAAGGATTGGCTTTTACAGCCGGAAGATCTTGCCGGGATTGAAGATATTGTCCGGATCGAGGCTCTTCTTGATCGAACGCATGACCGGCAGCGCCGAAGGCAGTTCCTGCTCCAGATAGCTCATCTTGCCCTGTCCCACGCCGTGCTCGCCAGTGCACGTGCCACCCATGGCAAGCGCACGGGCGTTGAGACGCGCCATGAAGGCCTCACTGCGCGCCAGGTCTTCCGGGTCCTTGTCGTTGAACAGCATCAGCACATGGAAATTGCCGTCGCCGGCATGCCCGACGATCGGCGCCAGAAGGCCCGTTTCGCGAATATCGGCCTGGGTCTCGGCCACGCATTCGGCAAGCCGCGAAATCGGCACGCAAACATCGGTTGAAAGGCCGTTCAGTTCCGGAGCGAGCGCCCGGCCCGCCCAGTAAGCGTTGTGCCTTGCCTTCCAGAGCTGTGCCTGCTCCTCGGCATTGGTGGTGTACTGGAATTCATCGGAACCGAACTCCGCCGCAATTTCCCGGAACTGTCCGGCCTGCATCTCCACCGTCTCTTCTGTGCCATGAAATTCAAGGAAGAGCGTCGGCTTTTCCGGATAAGAGAGCTTAGAATAGGCGTTGACCGCCTTCATCTGCATTTCGTCCAGCAGTTCGATGCGGGCAACGGGAATACCCATCTGGATCGTCATGACGACGGCGTCGCAGGCAGCCTTGAGGCTCGGAAATGCGCAGACGCCACCGCTGATCTTGGCCGGAATGCCCTGCAGCTTCAGTGTGACGGAGGTGATGATGCCGAGCGTCCCCTCCGCTCCGACGAAGAGCCGGGTCAGGTCATAGCCGGCGGAAGATTTCCGCGCCCGCTGCGCTGTCCTGATCTCCTCGCCATCCGCCGTGACGACGGTCAGCGCCAGCACATTCTCTTTCATCGTGCCGTAGCGCACCGCATTGGTGCCGGAGGCACGCGTCGAGGCCATGCCGCCGAGAGAGGCGTTCGCGCCCGGATCAATCGGGAAGAAAAGGCCGGTATCGCGCAGATAGGTATTGAGGTCCTCGCGAGTGACGCCCGGTTCAACCGTGCAGTCGAGGTCTTCCGGGTTCACTTCGATCACCCGGTTCATCCGGCTGAAATCGACCGAAATGCCGCCGCTCGGTGCATTCACATGGCCCTCCAGCGAGGAGCCGGTGCCGAACGGGATCATCGGAACCTTGTGGGCGGCGCAGGTTCGAACCACCGTCTTCACGTCTTCCGAGTTTTCCACGAAAACGACGCCATCGGGCAGTTGCGACGGCAGATAGGTGGTGGTGTGACTATGCTGTTCGCGGAAGGACTGGCCGGTATGAAAGCGCTCGCCGAACTCCTGCTTCAGGATGCCGAGGACCTTGGCGATCCCCTCCTCGTTACGCACACCGGGCACCACATCCTTCATCACCATGACTGCATCTCCTGCACATTCCACGGCCGGTTCGAAGCCGATCTTTCGGCCGCAGCTATGGGACAGCAGCAGGGCTTTGTCCAGCGAAAGACGCGGCCGGCGCAGTCAGGCAAGGCCCATCATCAGTCCGACTTGAGAGTTTCCGCAAGAAGCGCGGTCAGCCGCCGCCAATGCCTCTCCGCACCGCTTACCTGATAAACGTTGTGATCCGGCACACACCAGCCGTGCGCCATGCCGACATAGTTCTCCAGCGCGAAATCGACCTCCGCCCGGCGGAAGGCATCGACGAACCGATCCGACTGTTCCGGCGGAAAGGACCCATCCACGCCAGCCGTGCCGACATAGACCCGCGCCCGGATCTTGCCGGCCAGAAGGTGTGGGCTGTCAGCCGCCTCGCTTGCGAGATTACCGCCATGGAAACTGGCCACGGCAACGATATCGTCGGGATAGGTTCCGGCCGCAGTCAGCGCGCGACTACCACCCATGCAATAGCCCAGGGCTGCTATCGGCCCGGTCGCTCCGGCCTGCCTCAAGGCGGCAAGGAAAAAGCCGGTGTCCTCGGCGGTCATCGCCTGCGTGGTGCCACCGATCATCGATCTTAGCTGTGTTGCGGTTTCCGGCGTGCTGAAGGCGGTCGCGGCGTCGAACGGCCCATAGGTTCCGAAGCGATAGAAGAGGTCAGGCACCAGCACGGCATAGCCCTCGCCCGCCAGCCGTTCCGCCATGCCGAAAAGTGCCGCCCGCGGACCGAAGGCGTCCATGTAGAGAATGACGCCGGCTTTTGCTCCGGCGGTGCCGAACAGATGAGCCGTGGCAATACCGTCGGATGTCGCTACCTCGATTTGCCGTTGCGTCAAGATATTCTCCCCTGGCAATTTCAACACTATTCAGGTCCCGGGAAGCGCCTACGGCGCTTCGGCGATCATATCACTCGCCTGCCTCGACCGAGGCGGCAAAAGCCATTTCCCGCTGCAACCGCTCCTCTTCATGCGCATGCGGCTTGGCGAAGCGGGCAAGCGCCAGATAGGCGACCGGCGTCACGAACAGCGTCACCACCGTTGCAAGGCCGAGACCGCCAACGATGACCCAGCCAAGCGCGATACGGGCTTCCGCACCTGCGCCATGCGCGAAGACCAGCGGCACGCCGCCGAGAATGGTGGCGATCATCGTCATCATCACCGGCCGCAGGCGCATGTTGGCGGCATTCTCGATCGCTTCGCGCACATCCTGTCCACGGTCGCGCAACTGGTTTGCGAACTCAACGATCAGGATACCGTTCTTCGCCATGATGCCGACCAGCATCACCAGACCGATCTGGCTGTAGACGTTGAGGCTGGTGCCGGTGAACAGCAAGGCGAATACCGCACAGGCAAGCCCCAGCGGCACCGTCGCCATGATGATTACCGATGACAGCACGCTTTCGAACTGCGCGGCCAGCACCAGGAAGATGATGACGATGGCAAAGCCGAAGGTGATGCCCATGCCGCCTGTATTTTCGCTGAGGGTCGCAGCCTCCGCCAGCGGCAGGATACGCGCGCCGGGCGGCAGTAGCGGTCCCGCAATGGTCTGCGCCTTTTCAAGCGCCGACCCCAGCGAAAGCCCCGGTCCGAGACCCGCCGTAATCTGCACCGCGGCAAGCTGCTGTTCCCGCTGGAGGCTCGGCGCGACGGCCTTTTCCTGCAGCTTTGCGATGACGGACATCGGCACGATCTTGCCGTCGCCAGTCTTGAGGAAGATGTTTTCGAGGTCGGTCGGATCGTCGATCGGCCGCGTGGTCGAGGCGAGCTTTACCGGATAGGATTCGCCGTCGATATAGACATCCCCGATCGAACGCCCGTCGAGCATCGATTGCAGCGCCTGGGCGAGCCCGGTGATATTGATGCCGAGGTCTGCGGCGCGCTCGCGGTCGATGCTCACGCCGAGCTGCGCCTGGCTGACATCGTTGGTCAGACGCGGGTTGTCGAAACTGCCATCGGTCTCAAGTGCGGCAACCACCTTGATCGCCGCCGCGGTCAGCTGTTCGTGGTTCGAACCGACAAGCGCGAACTGCAGGCCGCTGCCGCCGCCGCGAATTCTCAGGCTGTTCGGCTGCTGGGCAAAGGCGTTGACGCCGGGAATGCCTGCGGTCGCCTTGTTGATGTCCCGCACGATGGTGTCCTGGCTGCGCTCCCGCTCGCCCCAGGGCGCAAGCGTCAGCACCATGAAGCCGCTATTGGTATTGCTGCCGAAGCCCGAAATCGAGAACAGGTTGGCGATTTCGCCATCGTCGCGAAGCGGCTTCAGCGCCTCCTCGATACGGCGCATCTGGTCCTGCATGTAATCGAGGCTGACACCCTGCGGCGCCGTCACCCGCAACGTCACCGTCGAACGGTCTTCGCGGGGCGTAAGCTCGTTGGTAATCAGGGAAAAAGCACCGAATGCCGCGCCGGAGAAGATCACCGCCACCACGAACACCACCATCGGCGCATTGAGGCAAGCCCGCAGCGCACCCCGGTAGAAGGTCGAAAACGCGTCGCCGAAACGTCCAAGTAACCCCTTGCCGTGATCGATCGCATGCGAGGTCAGCATGCGCGAGGCAAGCATGGGGCAAAGCGTAAGCGCCACGATGGCCGACAACGTCACCGAGAAGGCGAGCACGAAACCGAATTCGCGGAACAGGCCACCCACCTGCCCCGGCAGGAAGGAAAGCGGCACGAAGACCGCAGCCAGCGTCGCGGTCGTGGCGATGACGGCGAAGAACACCTCCCGCGTGCCAAGCACGGCGGCCGCCCTCGGCCCCATGCCCTGCGCTCGCCGCCGCACGATGTTTTCCAGAACCACGATGGCGTCGTCGACCACGAGACCCGTCGCCAGAACGATCGCCAGCAGCGTCAGGATATTGATCGAGAACCCGACGAGATACACGGCCGCCAGCGTCCCGATCAGCGACACCGGCATAGTGATCGCCGGAATGAGGGTCGCCCTCCAGTCGCGCAGGAAGAGATAGATGATGCCGATGACGATCACGGCGGCGAGCACCAGCGCATTCACCACCTCATCGATGGATCCGCGGATGAACACCGCATCGTCGCTGGTGATGCGGATCTGGGTGCCCTCCGGCAGTTCCTTCTGCATCACCTCGACAGCCTTCTTGATCCCGTTCGAAATGCTGAGTGTGTTCGATTTCGCCTGACGGATCACCCCGAGGCCGATGCCGGCCTTGCCGTTCGAACGAAGCGCGGTGCTGCGCAGGTCAGGACCGAAGGTAATGGTCGCGACGTCGCCGAGCCGCACCTTGTCCTGAACGATCAGATTGGCAAAATCCTGGGGCGTGCGAAGGTCCGCGGTCGCACGCACGACGATATCCTGCGTCGAACTGGTGATCGAACCGGCCGGAACGTCGAAGGCGATATCGGACAGCGCGCTCGCCAGCGAAGCGATGGTCAGCCCGCGGCTCGCAAGCGCCGACTGGTCGACATCGACCCGGAAGATTTTCTCCTGTTCGCCATAAAGCTCGATATCGGCAACGCCCTCGACCGAAGCCAGGCGGTCGGAAATCTCGTTGTCGACCAGAAGGGTCAGATCCTCGATGTTCATCCGGTCCGAGGTCACGGCAAGCCGCATGACCGGATCGGAATCCGAGTCAGCCTTGACGATGCGCGGCTCGTCGGCATCGTCAGGCAGACTGTAGGTCACGCGCGCGATGGCGTCCCGCACGTCGCTGGCGGCGACATTGAGGTCGGTGGTATCGGTGAATTCCAGCGTCACGCGACTATTGCCGAAAGAGGATGCGGACGAGAGCGCCTTGAGGCCAGCGACACGCGCCACGGCTCCTTCGATCACGGTCGTCACCTGCTGATCGACGGTCTGCGGAGAAGCACCGTCGAACGTCGTTCTGACCGTAATGACCGGCCGGTCGACATCCGGCAGTTCACGCACTTCAATGCCGTAGAAAGCAGCGAGACCCGCAACGACCATCAGGGCGTTGAGAACCGCCGCAAAGATCGGCCTGCGGATGAAAAGCGCGGTAAAACCGGCCTGCACATCCGGTGCAGACTTGGGCTCATGTCTCTCCGCCGGCTTCCCAGCCTCAGGCATGCCTGTCGTCTCGTTCGTCATTTCGCTCATCGGCTTGCCACCGGTTTTTCGCCGTTATCGGGTTTTACGGTTCCGGCTTCATCACCGACGATCTGCACCGCACGCCCGGCCCTCACGCGCTGGACGCCTTCGGTCACCACCCGGTCGCCATCGGCAAGAGCGGCTTCCACCAGCACCCCATCGGGATTGCGCTGCACGATCCGCACGGGAACCCGCTCGGCTTTGCTGTCTGTAACGCGCCAGACGAAGGAGCCTTCGCTGTCCCACTGGACGGATAGCGGATCGACAGCGGGATAACGCTCGCCCGCGAAGGTCATCGAGACCGTGAACGCCATGCCGGCCCGCAGGTCGTCGTTGTCGTTGCCGATACGCGCCCTCACCCGCAAGGTGCGGCTGGCCTCGTCGATGCGATTGTCCACCGCCTCGACGCTGCCGTCGTATACATTGCCCGGCCGCGCCACCGCAGTGGCGCTCACCGGCTGCCCGACCTTGACGATCGGCGCAAAACGCTCGGGCACCCAGTAATCGACCAGAAGTTCGGACCGGTCGTCCACCGTTGCAATCGCTGTTGAAGTCGTGACG
The window above is part of the Rhizobium sp. ACO-34A genome. Proteins encoded here:
- a CDS encoding FAD-binding oxidoreductase, with protein sequence MVMKDVVPGVRNEEGIAKVLGILKQEFGERFHTGQSFREQHSHTTTYLPSQLPDGVVFVENSEDVKTVVRTCAAHKVPMIPFGTGSSLEGHVNAPSGGISVDFSRMNRVIEVNPEDLDCTVEPGVTREDLNTYLRDTGLFFPIDPGANASLGGMASTRASGTNAVRYGTMKENVLALTVVTADGEEIRTAQRARKSSAGYDLTRLFVGAEGTLGIITSVTLKLQGIPAKISGGVCAFPSLKAACDAVVMTIQMGIPVARIELLDEMQMKAVNAYSKLSYPEKPTLFLEFHGTEETVEMQAGQFREIAAEFGSDEFQYTTNAEEQAQLWKARHNAYWAGRALAPELNGLSTDVCVPISRLAECVAETQADIRETGLLAPIVGHAGDGNFHVLMLFNDKDPEDLARSEAFMARLNARALAMGGTCTGEHGVGQGKMSYLEQELPSALPVMRSIKKSLDPDNIFNPGKIFRL
- a CDS encoding dienelactone hydrolase, with protein sequence MTQRQIEVATSDGIATAHLFGTAGAKAGVILYMDAFGPRAALFGMAERLAGEGYAVLVPDLFYRFGTYGPFDAATAFSTPETATQLRSMIGGTTQAMTAEDTGFFLAALRQAGATGPIAALGYCMGGSRALTAAGTYPDDIVAVASFHGGNLASEAADSPHLLAGKIRARVYVGTAGVDGSFPPEQSDRFVDAFRRAEVDFALENYVGMAHGWCVPDHNVYQVSGAERHWRRLTALLAETLKSD
- a CDS encoding multidrug transporter AcrB, with translation MTNETTGMPEAGKPAERHEPKSAPDVQAGFTALFIRRPIFAAVLNALMVVAGLAAFYGIEVRELPDVDRPVITVRTTFDGASPQTVDQQVTTVIEGAVARVAGLKALSSASSFGNSRVTLEFTDTTDLNVAASDVRDAIARVTYSLPDDADEPRIVKADSDSDPVMRLAVTSDRMNIEDLTLLVDNEISDRLASVEGVADIELYGEQEKIFRVDVDQSALASRGLTIASLASALSDIAFDVPAGSITSSTQDIVVRATADLRTPQDFANLIVQDKVRLGDVATITFGPDLRSTALRSNGKAGIGLGVIRQAKSNTLSISNGIKKAVEVMQKELPEGTQIRITSDDAVFIRGSIDEVVNALVLAAVIVIGIIYLFLRDWRATLIPAITMPVSLIGTLAAVYLVGFSINILTLLAIVLATGLVVDDAIVVLENIVRRRAQGMGPRAAAVLGTREVFFAVIATTATLAAVFVPLSFLPGQVGGLFREFGFVLAFSVTLSAIVALTLCPMLASRMLTSHAIDHGKGLLGRFGDAFSTFYRGALRACLNAPMVVFVVAVIFSGAAFGAFSLITNELTPREDRSTVTLRVTAPQGVSLDYMQDQMRRIEEALKPLRDDGEIANLFSISGFGSNTNSGFMVLTLAPWGERERSQDTIVRDINKATAGIPGVNAFAQQPNSLRIRGGGSGLQFALVGSNHEQLTAAAIKVVAALETDGSFDNPRLTNDVSQAQLGVSIDRERAADLGINITGLAQALQSMLDGRSIGDVYIDGESYPVKLASTTRPIDDPTDLENIFLKTGDGKIVPMSVIAKLQEKAVAPSLQREQQLAAVQITAGLGPGLSLGSALEKAQTIAGPLLPPGARILPLAEAATLSENTGGMGITFGFAIVIIFLVLAAQFESVLSSVIIMATVPLGLACAVFALLFTGTSLNVYSQIGLVMLVGIMAKNGILIVEFANQLRDRGQDVREAIENAANMRLRPVMMTMIATILGGVPLVFAHGAGAEARIALGWVIVGGLGLATVVTLFVTPVAYLALARFAKPHAHEEERLQREMAFAASVEAGE